Part of the Candidatus Methylomirabilis limnetica genome, GCTATGGGCGGAGATCGAAGCGGATATTACCAAGCTGGAGCGGGCTATGGGAAAGCGGTTCGGCGATCCGAAGGATCCGCTCCTGGTCTCCGTCCGCTCTGGGGCGCGGATCTCCATGCCGGGGATGATGGATACCGTGTTGAACCTGGGGTTAAACGACAAAACGATCCAAGGCCTCGTCCAGCGTTCTCAAAACCCCCGCTTCGCTTACGATAGTTACCGGCGACTCCTCCAGATGTTCGGGGATGTGGTGCTGGGCATCAAAAAGATTGCTTTTGAGGGGCTCCTCAGCGAAAAGAAGCGGCAGAAGGGGGTTACGGCCGACACGGCACTCAGCGCCGAAGATCTTATGGACCTGGTCGAACAGTTTAAAGGGGTCATTCGGCGCGAGGCTGGGAGGGAGTTTCCCCAGGATCCGAAGGAGCAGCTTCGAATGGCGATTGCGGCCGTATTCGAGTCCTGGAACAACAAACGGGCCATCGAGTACCGACGGATCTATAAGGTTCCGGATAACTGGGGTACCGCCGTGAATATCCAGTCCATGGTCTTCGGCAACCTGGGGGATAATTCCGGGACCGGGGTGGCCTTCACCCGCGATCCGTCTACAGGGGAGAAACGCCTCTATGGTGAATTTCTCCTCAATGCCCAGGGGGAGGACGTAGTAGCGGGGATCAGGACCCCGCGTCCCATCGTTGCCATGAAGAAGGCTTGGCCGCAGGTGTATCGGGAGTTTGAGCAGATCTGTCGATCCCTCGAGCATCACTATCGGGACATGATGGACATTGAGTTTACCATTGAGGATGGAAAGCTCTATATGCTGCAGTGCCGCATCGGCAAAAGGACAGCCCACGCTGCCATTAAGATCGCAGTTGATATGGCCAAGGAGCGATTGATAGACCAGAAGATTGCCGTTCTGCGGGTGGAGCCATGGCAACTTGAACAGCTTCTGCATCCTACGATCGATCCGAAGGCCAAGGTTCAGAAGATCGCGAAGGGCCTATCGGCCTCGCCGGGAGCGGCAGTTGGGAAGGCCGTCTTCACGGCGGAGGAGGCGGTGGAAGCAGCGGAGCGGCACGAGAAGGTGATCCTGGTCAGGCCCGAGACCTCCCCGGAGGACATTGCGGGTATGGTTGCCGCCCAAGGGATCCTCACCGCCAGGGGTGGTCTCACCAGTCACGCCGCTGTGGTTGCGCGAGGTATGGGGAAAGCCTGCGTCGTCGGCTGCTCCGATATCCTCGTCAACGAGGAGGAGGGGTACTTCGAGGTCGCGAATCTGACCGTTCGGCGAGGAGACCTGATTACCATCGATGGCAGTACAGGCAATGTCATCCTCGGGGAGGTGGCGTTGAGGCAGCCTGAAAAACTGACGGGTGAGTTCGGTACCCTGATCTCGTGGGCGGACCGCTTCCGGAAGATCGGTGTGAGGACCAACGCGGACACTCCAAGGGACGCACAGGTCACGCGACAATTTGGGGGCGAGGGGATCGGCCTCTGTCGGACCGAACACATGTTCTTCGAGGGGGATCGAGTCGTCGCCGTGCGAGAGATGATTCTGGCCAAGGATGCTGATGAGCGGCGCAACGCCCTGGCCAAGCTGCTGCCCATGCAGAAGCAGGACTTCAAGGCGATCTTCGAACTCATGGATGGTTTGCCTGTCATCATCAG contains:
- the ppdK gene encoding pyruvate, phosphate dikinase, whose protein sequence is MATAKKYVYFFGKGRAEGRAEQKNLLGGKGANLHEMTTLKIPVPPGFTISTEACIEYVKRGRRFPPQLWAEIEADITKLERAMGKRFGDPKDPLLVSVRSGARISMPGMMDTVLNLGLNDKTIQGLVQRSQNPRFAYDSYRRLLQMFGDVVLGIKKIAFEGLLSEKKRQKGVTADTALSAEDLMDLVEQFKGVIRREAGREFPQDPKEQLRMAIAAVFESWNNKRAIEYRRIYKVPDNWGTAVNIQSMVFGNLGDNSGTGVAFTRDPSTGEKRLYGEFLLNAQGEDVVAGIRTPRPIVAMKKAWPQVYREFEQICRSLEHHYRDMMDIEFTIEDGKLYMLQCRIGKRTAHAAIKIAVDMAKERLIDQKIAVLRVEPWQLEQLLHPTIDPKAKVQKIAKGLSASPGAAVGKAVFTAEEAVEAAERHEKVILVRPETSPEDIAGMVAAQGILTARGGLTSHAAVVARGMGKACVVGCSDILVNEEEGYFEVANLTVRRGDLITIDGSTGNVILGEVALRQPEKLTGEFGTLISWADRFRKIGVRTNADTPRDAQVTRQFGGEGIGLCRTEHMFFEGDRVVAVREMILAKDADERRNALAKLLPMQKQDFKAIFELMDGLPVIIRTLDPPLHEFLPRKDEEIRKVAEGMGVSEKTLKDKVNSLQEFNPMLGHRGCRLGISYPEITEMQARAIFEAACELKKKGKRPFPEIMIPLVGHVKEFQIQRDIVKRVATEVMKAYGVKVRYLIGTMIELPRACIVADQIGAIADFFSFGTNDLTQTAFGFSRDDSGRFLPQYLDEGILQADPFAVLDEEGVGELMRIAIEKGRKAKPKLEIGLCGEHGGEPMSVDLCHRLGLDYVSCSPYRVPIAKLAAAHAVLKKQVKIKEMGEK